In Rhodothermales bacterium, the following are encoded in one genomic region:
- a CDS encoding polysaccharide deacetylase family protein — translation MSELSIVMYHYVRDLRRSRYPEIKGLDVALFREQLAYFKKHYRVISAYDLMDAVEDESPLPPRALMLTFDDGYVDHFAEVFPLLHREKLPGCFFPPARAVEENLVLDVNKIHFVLASVEDKDVLVDYIYRALDEARTEYQLQPNEFYWNKCGVEGRYDPPAVMFVKRTLQRDLPLQLRRDITNRLFTRFVSSDEASFSKELYMSLDQLSCLQSSGMYVGSHGFNHYWLDAIPQQEQEVEIDQSLKFLERVGSSSERWIMCFPYGGYNESLLSVLEARNCTVGLTTEQGMVDLANDNPLAMSRLDTNDLPKAANSEPNEWTKRAIRA, via the coding sequence GTGAGCGAACTGAGCATCGTCATGTATCACTATGTGCGCGACTTGAGGCGATCTCGGTATCCCGAGATCAAGGGGCTCGATGTCGCGCTCTTCAGGGAGCAACTTGCGTATTTCAAGAAGCACTATCGTGTGATCAGCGCCTATGACCTGATGGACGCCGTCGAAGACGAATCACCACTTCCACCGCGAGCCTTGATGTTGACGTTCGACGATGGCTATGTGGATCATTTCGCGGAGGTGTTTCCGCTTCTGCATAGGGAGAAGCTTCCCGGTTGCTTTTTTCCACCAGCAAGGGCGGTCGAAGAGAACCTCGTACTGGACGTGAACAAGATTCATTTCGTACTTGCCAGCGTCGAAGACAAAGATGTCCTGGTCGACTACATCTATCGGGCCTTGGATGAGGCCCGCACCGAGTACCAGCTACAACCCAACGAGTTCTATTGGAACAAGTGCGGCGTCGAGGGCAGGTACGACCCGCCCGCAGTCATGTTCGTGAAGCGTACCCTGCAACGCGATCTTCCCCTCCAGCTACGAAGAGACATCACGAATCGGCTCTTCACTCGCTTCGTGTCGAGTGACGAGGCTTCCTTTTCGAAGGAACTCTACATGAGTCTTGACCAACTATCGTGCCTCCAGAGCAGCGGAATGTACGTCGGGAGTCACGGGTTCAATCACTACTGGCTCGACGCGATCCCGCAACAAGAACAAGAGGTCGAAATCGATCAGTCTCTGAAATTCTTGGAGCGGGTGGGGAGCTCGTCGGAACGATGGATCATGTGCTTCCCGTATGGTGGGTACAATGAGTCCCTCTTGTCCGTGCTGGAAGCGAGGAACTGCACAGTGGGCCTGACCACGGAGCAAGGCATGGTCGACTTGGCCAACGACAATCCTTTGGCCATGTCTCGTCTCGACACGAACGACCTGCCCAAGGCCGCTAATTCAGAGCCCAATGAGTGGACCAAAAGGGCGATCCGGGCTTGA